One Orrella dioscoreae genomic window carries:
- a CDS encoding replication-associated recombination protein A produces the protein MSADLFTGTPPAGSVPLAERLRPRSLSEVVGQSHLLGPDKPLRVAFDSGRPHSMIFWGPPGVGKTTLARLMAAGFDAHFIAMSAVLGGVKDIRDAVVAAQVAQGQGRRTILFVDEVHRFNKAQQDAFLPYVESGLFTFIGATTENPSFEVNSALLSRARVYVLQSLTREELLELIARAETALNANVDGPPLLIEDDAREQLAGWADGDARRLINAVEVVAESARAAGRDTVDAAWLETALSQNLRRFDKGGDAFYDQISALHKSVRGSDPDASLYWFSRMLDGGADPRYLSRRIVRMAVEDIGLADPRATEIALSAADVYERLGSPEGELALAQAVVYLACAAKSNALYTAYKEARRYAETHGSAPVPIHLRNAPTKLMKELGHGKAYRYAHDEPHGYAANERYFPDGLKARFYHPVDRGLETKIQQKLAFLRDLDAQARKKPDD, from the coding sequence ATGAGCGCCGACCTTTTCACCGGCACCCCGCCCGCCGGCAGCGTGCCGCTGGCTGAAAGGCTGCGTCCGCGCAGCCTGTCCGAGGTGGTGGGCCAGTCCCATCTGCTCGGGCCCGACAAGCCGCTGCGCGTGGCCTTCGATTCGGGCCGGCCGCACTCCATGATCTTCTGGGGGCCGCCCGGCGTGGGCAAGACCACGCTGGCCCGGCTCATGGCGGCAGGGTTCGATGCGCACTTCATCGCCATGTCGGCCGTGCTGGGCGGCGTGAAGGACATCCGCGACGCGGTGGTGGCCGCGCAGGTCGCGCAAGGGCAGGGGCGGCGCACCATCCTGTTCGTCGATGAGGTGCACCGCTTCAACAAGGCCCAGCAGGACGCCTTCCTGCCCTACGTGGAAAGCGGCCTTTTCACCTTCATCGGCGCCACCACGGAAAACCCGTCCTTCGAGGTGAACTCGGCGTTGCTGTCGCGCGCGCGGGTCTACGTGCTGCAGTCGCTCACGCGCGAAGAGTTGCTGGAACTCATCGCCCGCGCTGAAACCGCGCTGAACGCCAATGTCGACGGCCCACCGCTGCTCATCGAGGACGATGCCCGCGAGCAATTGGCCGGCTGGGCCGACGGCGACGCGCGCCGGCTCATCAATGCGGTCGAGGTGGTGGCCGAGTCGGCGCGCGCGGCAGGCCGCGACACCGTGGACGCCGCCTGGCTGGAAACGGCGCTGTCGCAGAACCTGCGCCGTTTCGACAAGGGCGGCGACGCGTTCTATGACCAGATCAGCGCGCTGCACAAGTCTGTGCGCGGCTCCGATCCGGACGCTTCCTTGTATTGGTTCAGCCGCATGCTCGATGGCGGCGCCGACCCGCGTTACCTGTCGCGGCGCATCGTGCGCATGGCGGTCGAGGACATCGGCCTGGCCGACCCGCGCGCCACCGAGATCGCGCTGAGCGCGGCCGACGTCTACGAGCGCCTTGGGTCGCCCGAAGGCGAGCTCGCCCTGGCCCAGGCCGTGGTCTACCTGGCTTGCGCGGCCAAGTCCAACGCGCTCTATACCGCCTACAAGGAAGCGCGCCGCTACGCCGAAACCCACGGCAGCGCGCCGGTGCCCATCCATTTGCGCAATGCGCCCACCAAGCTCATGAAAGAGCTGGGTCACGGCAAGGCCTATCGCTATGCGCATGACGAGCCGCATGGTTATGCCGCCAACGAGCGTTATTTCCCCGATGGCCTGAAGGCGCGTTTCTACCATCCGGTGGACCGCGGGCTGGAAACCAAGATCCAGCAGAAGCTCGCCTTCCTGCGCGACCTGGATGCGCAGGCGCGCAAGAAGCCGGATGACTGA
- a CDS encoding enoyl-CoA hydratase/isomerase family protein yields MGQDIVEIERRGASAWVWMNRPEVHNAFDEHLIAELTQVLRGLDKDASVRAVVLAGRGKAFSAGADINWMKRQGEASADDNLEDARKLATLFRVLAELSQPTVARVQGAAMGGGMGLAAACDICVASTQASFATSEVRLGIIPAVISPYVVRAIGQRQCYRYFQTAERIGAERALALGLAHEVADPDGLDGAVERLVEALLACGPQAQAAATSLIRAVADKPVDTELIEDTAARIAQLRTTAEAREGLSAFLEKRPPRWGESLA; encoded by the coding sequence ATGGGGCAGGACATCGTAGAAATCGAGCGGCGCGGCGCCAGCGCGTGGGTCTGGATGAATCGGCCCGAGGTCCACAATGCCTTCGACGAACACCTGATCGCCGAACTGACGCAGGTCTTGCGCGGCCTGGACAAGGATGCCTCCGTGCGCGCCGTCGTGCTGGCCGGGCGGGGCAAGGCGTTTTCCGCGGGGGCCGACATCAACTGGATGAAGCGGCAGGGCGAGGCCTCGGCCGATGACAACCTGGAAGATGCCCGCAAGCTGGCAACGCTCTTCCGCGTGCTGGCCGAACTGTCGCAACCCACGGTCGCCCGGGTGCAGGGCGCGGCCATGGGCGGCGGCATGGGCCTGGCCGCGGCCTGCGACATCTGCGTGGCGTCCACGCAGGCCAGTTTTGCGACCAGCGAGGTGCGGCTGGGCATCATTCCCGCGGTCATCTCGCCCTATGTCGTGCGCGCCATCGGGCAGCGCCAGTGCTATCGCTATTTCCAGACGGCCGAGCGCATCGGCGCCGAGCGCGCGCTGGCCTTGGGCCTGGCCCACGAGGTGGCGGACCCCGACGGGCTGGATGGCGCCGTGGAGCGCCTGGTGGAGGCCTTGCTGGCCTGCGGCCCGCAAGCCCAGGCAGCGGCCACCTCGCTGATCCGCGCGGTGGCGGACAAACCGGTGGACACCGAGCTGATCGAAGACACGGCAGCCCGGATCGCCCAGTTGCGCACGACGGCCGAGGCGCGCGAGGGCCTGTCCGCCTTCCTGGAAAAACGTCCGCCGCGATGGGGAGAAAGCCTGGCCTGA
- the lolA gene encoding outer membrane lipoprotein chaperone LolA, with the protein MSAMLRSALLAALFSVSTLGVSVPAHAGAADQLKAFVSDVKAASGAFSQYTVGDKGQTRPKQTGEFAFERPGRFRWLVKQPYEQSIISDGKQLYQYDPDLNQVTERKVDEAIGTSPAAILFGSGSLEQAFDVSDLPDRDGMQWLRAKPRGADAGFAQVDIGFANNQPARIELLDSFGQTTRVELSNLKPNPGFAPDAFRYTPPQGADVVKM; encoded by the coding sequence ATTTCCGCCATGTTGCGATCCGCCCTTCTTGCCGCGCTGTTCAGCGTTTCCACGCTGGGCGTCTCCGTGCCGGCCCATGCCGGCGCGGCCGACCAGTTGAAGGCCTTCGTCAGCGACGTCAAGGCCGCCTCGGGCGCGTTCTCGCAATACACCGTGGGCGACAAGGGGCAGACCCGCCCCAAGCAGACGGGCGAGTTCGCCTTCGAGCGTCCTGGCCGCTTCCGCTGGCTGGTGAAGCAGCCCTACGAGCAGTCCATCATCTCGGACGGCAAGCAGCTCTATCAATACGACCCTGACCTCAACCAGGTCACGGAGCGCAAGGTGGACGAGGCCATCGGCACGTCGCCCGCCGCCATCCTGTTCGGCTCGGGCTCGCTCGAGCAGGCCTTCGACGTCAGCGACCTGCCCGACCGCGACGGCATGCAGTGGCTGCGCGCCAAGCCGCGCGGCGCCGACGCGGGCTTTGCCCAGGTCGACATCGGCTTCGCCAACAACCAGCCGGCGCGCATCGAGCTGCTCGATTCCTTCGGGCAGACCACGCGCGTGGAGCTGTCCAACCTGAAGCCGAACCCCGGTTTCGCGCCCGACGCGTTCCGCTACACGCCGCCCCAGGGGGCGGATGTGGTGAAGATGTAG
- the serS gene encoding serine--tRNA ligase — MLDPSLLRKDLPAVVARLQARGFEFDTARFEALESRRKSLQTETETLQARRNALAKQIGQLKSRGEDTTEVMAESQAVPAKLKALEDELGVLQQDLQSLLLTVPNLPHESVPTGASSDDNVETRRWLPGAADAEGKPAPLGFAPQDHVALGEPLGLDFDTAIKLSGARFSFMRGPVARLQRALTQFMLDLQTTEHGYTECYTPYIVQGTTLVGTGQLPKFKDDMFWVTKGGQDDEPSVDEQGRPVVREDLYLISTSEITLTSSVRDSIVPAEQLPIRLTAHTPCFRSEAGSGGRDTRGLIRQHQFEKVEMVQIVAPDTSFQALEDMVGHAERVLQLLELPYRVMLLCTGDMGFGAAKTYDLEVWLPAQDTWREISSVSNCEAFQARRMQARTRNAQGKPEFVHTLNGSGLAVGRALVAVLENHQQADGSIRVPAALQPYLGGLTVLKP, encoded by the coding sequence ATGCTAGACCCCTCGCTGTTGCGCAAAGACTTGCCCGCCGTCGTCGCCCGCCTCCAGGCTCGTGGCTTCGAGTTCGACACCGCCCGCTTCGAGGCGCTGGAGTCTCGCCGCAAGTCGCTGCAAACTGAGACCGAGACCCTGCAGGCGCGCCGCAACGCGCTGGCCAAGCAGATCGGCCAACTGAAGTCGCGTGGCGAGGACACCACCGAGGTCATGGCCGAGTCGCAGGCCGTGCCGGCCAAGCTGAAGGCCCTGGAAGACGAGCTGGGCGTGCTGCAGCAAGACCTGCAGTCGCTGCTGCTGACGGTGCCCAACCTGCCGCACGAGAGCGTGCCCACGGGCGCCTCCAGCGACGACAACGTCGAGACCCGCCGCTGGCTGCCGGGCGCTGCCGACGCCGAGGGCAAGCCCGCGCCGCTGGGCTTCGCGCCGCAGGATCACGTCGCGCTGGGCGAACCGCTGGGCCTGGACTTCGACACCGCCATCAAGCTCTCGGGCGCGCGGTTCTCGTTCATGCGCGGTCCGGTTGCCCGCCTGCAGCGTGCGCTCACGCAGTTCATGCTGGACCTGCAGACGACCGAGCATGGCTACACCGAGTGCTACACGCCCTACATCGTGCAAGGCACGACGCTGGTGGGCACCGGCCAGCTGCCGAAGTTCAAGGACGACATGTTCTGGGTCACCAAGGGCGGCCAGGACGACGAGCCCTCGGTTGACGAGCAGGGCCGTCCGGTCGTGCGCGAAGACCTCTACCTCATCTCCACGTCCGAGATCACGCTGACCAGCTCGGTGCGCGACAGCATCGTGCCCGCCGAGCAATTGCCCATCCGCCTGACCGCGCACACGCCTTGCTTCCGCTCGGAAGCCGGCAGCGGCGGCCGCGACACGCGCGGCCTGATCCGCCAGCACCAGTTCGAGAAGGTCGAGATGGTGCAGATCGTCGCGCCCGACACTTCGTTCCAGGCGCTGGAAGACATGGTCGGCCACGCGGAGCGCGTCCTGCAATTGCTGGAACTGCCGTACCGCGTCATGCTGCTGTGCACCGGTGACATGGGCTTTGGCGCCGCCAAGACCTATGACCTGGAGGTGTGGCTGCCGGCGCAGGACACCTGGCGCGAAATCTCCTCGGTGTCGAACTGCGAGGCCTTCCAGGCCCGCCGCATGCAGGCGCGCACCCGCAATGCGCAGGGCAAGCCCGAGTTCGTGCACACCTTGAACGGCTCGGGCCTGGCCGTGGGCCGCGCGCTGGTCGCCGTGCTGGAAAACCACCAGCAAGCCGACGGCAGCATCCGGGTGCCGGCCGCGCTGCAACCCTACCTGGGCGGCCTGACGGTCCTCAAGCCCTGA
- a CDS encoding DNA translocase FtsK encodes MSRTTAASPRASRNTRNGPSPLQARLSSLLREARWILFAALAVWLTLVLATWHPQDPGWSHSVPDAPLHNQGGVFGAHLSDILLYLFGFSAWWWVILLLHRVRAGYRRLATQLRTRGQPETLPRVHWEQGVGFFILLVGSVGLEALRFFSYGMSLPARSDAGSGAGGVIGQALSGLAAQSLGFTGATLALLVMVAVGMSLFFNFSWLQVAERVGAWIETGARRLRNAYAARQDRKVGEVAKQVRTEQVVAKQEKLVHEQPVRIEPAITVVPKSERIEKEKQQMLFADPAHGDLPAISLLDPPQAAVETVTPETIEFTSRLIEKKLADFGVQVVVVAAQAGPVITRYEIEPATGVKGSQIVNLAKDLARALSLVSIRVVETIPGKNLMGLELPNPRRQTVRLSEILGSQTYHASHSVLTMALGKDIAGNPVVADLAKMPHLLVAGTTGSGKSVGINAMILSLLYKADASHTRIILIDPKMLEMSVYEGIPHLLAPVVTDMRHAANALNWCVGEMEKRYRIMSKLGVRNLAGYNTKIKDAAKREEPIPNPFSLTPDAPEPLSELPQIVVVIDELADLMMVVGKKIEELIARLAQKARAAGIHLILATQRPSVDVITGLIKANIPTRIAFQVSSKIDSRTILDQMGAEALLGQGDMLYMPPGTGLPVRVHGAFVSDDEVHRVVEHLKAQGEPNYIEGLLEGGVEGETGDGVGSVTGFADAESDPMYDQAVEVVLKHRRASISLVQRHLRIGYNRAARLLEQMENSGVVSAMQSNGNREILAPKREDDE; translated from the coding sequence ATGTCTCGCACCACCGCAGCCTCCCCCCGCGCCTCCCGCAACACCCGCAACGGTCCGTCCCCTTTGCAGGCACGGCTGTCGTCGTTGCTGCGCGAAGCCCGCTGGATCCTGTTCGCGGCCCTTGCCGTGTGGCTTACGCTCGTCCTGGCAACCTGGCACCCCCAGGACCCGGGCTGGTCCCATTCCGTGCCCGATGCGCCCCTGCACAACCAGGGCGGCGTCTTCGGCGCGCATCTGTCCGACATCCTCCTGTATCTGTTCGGATTTTCCGCCTGGTGGTGGGTCATCCTGCTGCTGCACCGGGTGCGCGCCGGTTATCGCCGGCTGGCCACCCAGCTGCGCACGCGCGGCCAGCCGGAGACGCTGCCGCGGGTGCACTGGGAGCAGGGCGTCGGCTTCTTCATCCTGCTGGTGGGCTCGGTGGGCCTGGAAGCCCTGCGGTTCTTCTCCTACGGCATGTCCCTGCCTGCCCGCAGCGACGCCGGCAGCGGCGCGGGCGGCGTCATCGGCCAGGCGCTGTCGGGCCTGGCCGCCCAGTCGCTGGGCTTCACCGGCGCCACCCTGGCGCTGCTGGTGATGGTGGCCGTGGGCATGAGCCTCTTCTTCAATTTCTCGTGGCTGCAGGTGGCCGAACGCGTCGGCGCCTGGATCGAAACGGGCGCGCGCCGCCTGCGCAATGCCTATGCGGCGCGCCAGGACCGCAAGGTCGGCGAGGTCGCCAAGCAGGTGCGCACCGAGCAGGTCGTGGCCAAGCAGGAAAAGCTGGTGCACGAGCAGCCCGTGCGCATCGAGCCGGCCATCACGGTGGTGCCCAAGTCCGAGCGCATCGAGAAGGAAAAGCAGCAGATGCTGTTCGCCGATCCGGCGCATGGCGACCTGCCCGCCATCTCCCTGCTGGATCCGCCCCAGGCGGCGGTGGAAACCGTCACGCCGGAAACCATCGAGTTCACCTCGCGCCTCATCGAAAAGAAGCTGGCCGACTTCGGCGTCCAGGTGGTGGTGGTCGCGGCCCAGGCCGGCCCCGTCATCACGCGCTATGAAATCGAACCCGCCACCGGTGTGAAGGGCAGCCAGATCGTCAACCTGGCCAAGGACCTCGCGCGCGCGCTGAGCCTGGTCAGCATCCGGGTGGTCGAAACCATTCCGGGCAAGAACCTCATGGGCCTGGAGCTGCCCAATCCGCGCCGCCAGACCGTGCGCCTGTCCGAGATCCTGGGCTCGCAGACCTACCATGCCAGCCATTCCGTGCTGACGATGGCGCTGGGCAAGGACATCGCCGGCAATCCGGTGGTGGCCGACCTCGCCAAGATGCCCCACCTGCTGGTGGCGGGCACTACCGGTTCGGGCAAGTCGGTCGGGATCAACGCCATGATCCTGTCGCTGCTCTACAAGGCCGATGCCAGCCACACCCGCATCATCCTGATCGACCCCAAGATGCTCGAAATGAGCGTCTATGAAGGCATTCCGCACCTGCTCGCGCCCGTGGTCACCGACATGCGCCACGCCGCCAACGCGCTGAACTGGTGCGTGGGGGAAATGGAGAAGCGCTATCGCATCATGAGCAAGCTGGGGGTGCGCAACCTGGCGGGCTACAACACCAAGATCAAGGATGCGGCCAAGCGCGAAGAGCCCATTCCGAACCCCTTCTCGCTGACGCCCGACGCGCCCGAGCCGCTGTCCGAACTGCCGCAGATCGTGGTGGTGATCGACGAGCTGGCCGACCTGATGATGGTGGTGGGCAAGAAGATCGAAGAGCTCATCGCGCGCCTGGCGCAGAAGGCGCGGGCCGCGGGCATCCACCTGATCCTTGCCACGCAGCGTCCCAGCGTGGACGTCATCACCGGCCTCATCAAGGCCAACATTCCCACCCGCATCGCCTTCCAGGTGTCGTCCAAGATCGACTCGCGCACCATCCTCGACCAGATGGGCGCCGAAGCGCTGCTGGGGCAGGGCGACATGCTCTACATGCCGCCCGGCACGGGCCTGCCCGTGCGCGTGCACGGCGCCTTCGTGTCCGACGACGAGGTGCATCGCGTCGTCGAGCACCTGAAGGCCCAGGGGGAACCCAACTACATCGAAGGCCTGCTGGAAGGGGGCGTCGAGGGCGAGACGGGCGATGGCGTGGGCAGCGTCACGGGCTTTGCCGACGCCGAATCCGATCCCATGTACGACCAGGCCGTGGAAGTGGTGCTGAAGCACCGCCGCGCCTCGATCTCGCTGGTGCAACGGCACCTGCGCATTGGTTACAACCGCGCCGCGCGGCTCCTGGAACAGATGGAGAACTCCGGTGTCGTATCTGCCATGCAGTCCAATGGCAACCGTGAAATCCTCGCGCCCAAGCGCGAGGACGACGAATAG
- a CDS encoding DUF3597 domain-containing protein, translated as MSIFKAILNKIFPSNHPANDAAAPAAAPAQAPGAEPAVTAAPTTTLPPVDVQAVLADLQSKQSQPLNWKTSIVDLLKLLGLDSSLQARKQLAGELGYTGSTDDSAAMNVWLHQQVIKKLAENGGKLPDDLK; from the coding sequence GTGAGCATTTTCAAGGCCATCCTGAACAAGATCTTTCCCTCTAACCATCCCGCCAACGACGCGGCGGCACCTGCCGCGGCGCCGGCCCAGGCGCCCGGCGCCGAGCCCGCCGTGACCGCGGCGCCGACCACCACCCTGCCGCCCGTCGATGTGCAGGCCGTGCTGGCCGACCTGCAATCCAAGCAGTCGCAGCCGCTGAACTGGAAGACGTCCATCGTCGACCTGCTGAAGCTGCTGGGCCTGGACAGCAGCCTGCAGGCGCGCAAGCAACTGGCCGGCGAGCTGGGCTACACCGGCAGCACCGACGATTCGGCCGCCATGAACGTGTGGCTGCACCAGCAGGTCATCAAGAAACTGGCGGAAAACGGCGGCAAGCTGCCGGATGACCTGAAGTGA
- a CDS encoding response regulator transcription factor — protein sequence MSADPLSTLDLDAERTLLIVEDDDAFARTLVRSFERRGYVVSRAAGLDEVTTALAAQAAPGYAVVDLKLKGEASGLACVQALHAADPDMLIVVLTGFASIATAVEAIKLGACHYLAKPSNTDDIEAAFERAVGNVETEVVGRATSIKTLEWERIHEMLAQTGFNISETARRLGMHRRTLARKLDKQRVK from the coding sequence ATGTCGGCTGACCCGCTCTCGACGCTCGACCTCGATGCCGAGCGCACGCTCCTCATCGTCGAGGACGACGATGCCTTCGCCCGCACGCTGGTACGCTCCTTCGAACGGCGCGGCTATGTGGTCAGCCGCGCAGCCGGGCTGGACGAAGTCACCACGGCCCTGGCCGCGCAAGCCGCGCCCGGCTATGCCGTGGTGGACCTGAAGCTCAAGGGCGAGGCCTCCGGTCTGGCCTGTGTGCAGGCCCTGCACGCCGCCGACCCGGACATGCTCATCGTGGTGCTGACCGGCTTTGCCAGCATCGCCACGGCGGTGGAAGCCATCAAGCTGGGCGCCTGTCATTACCTGGCCAAGCCATCGAACACCGACGACATCGAAGCCGCCTTCGAACGCGCCGTGGGCAACGTGGAAACCGAAGTGGTCGGCCGCGCCACGTCCATCAAGACGCTGGAATGGGAGCGCATCCACGAGATGCTTGCGCAGACGGGCTTCAACATCTCGGAAACCGCAAGGCGGCTGGGCATGCACCGCCGCACGCTGGCCCGCAAGCTGGACAAGCAGCGGGTGAAATGA